The bacterium genomic interval CCTTTCACCGGTTCCTGGTCAAGGTTTATCGGGTTGTTGCTCAAACATGGCTGAGTCTGGTTTTTCGCAACTCCCCGCCATATGTTCCTAAACCGTGATCGGCTGAACTGGATCAAAACCGAGTAAAAGAAGAA includes:
- a CDS encoding FAD-binding protein gives rise to the protein FFFYSVLIQFSRSRFRNIWRGVAKNQTQPCLSNNPINLDQEPVKGLYAAGEVTGGVHGACRLGSCAITECLVFGRIAGRNAAGETGNSE